The Dehalobacter sp. DCM sequence GAGAATTTGGGGGTTCCGCCGTTGATGGATTTTGCTTCCCACACGTTGGCATAAGACCAGCGCGTTTCGGGACCGGTGATGACCTTCATGGGGTTGCTGTTGACTTTGTTTGCATTATTGGACATAAGATTTTCCTCCTAATTATTCGTTGAAATCATTTTGTGCTGTATGGATTGCCAGTCTTTTATCGCTCTCCGGCACAAGCGTTGGTTTGCCCTGGGGTTTTTCGATGTAGCTGCCTAAGATCTCCTCAAAACGTTTCTTGCCAAGAAGAGACGTCATGGCGGTGAGACCAAGGACTTTCTGTTCATATGGGTCGTATCCGGCTGCGCTTACAACCTCAGCCACTGCTTGTTCGTTGATGTACTTGCGGTTGGCTCTGCCTTCGACCAGCTTCCATCCGTCCCACTGTTTTCCGCTGACGGCAGCCTGAAGCGCGTATTCCTTGATATCTGAAGCCCAGGAAACCAAGTCGTCGACTTTGCTGAGGATGATTTCGACCTCCTGATCGGTCAGCAGAGGCGGCAGTTCGAAGTCGAACCTTGCCAGTTCCATGTTCTGTTCGGCCCTTGCGCGGCACTCATGTTTGGCTTTGCAGAACTGACACCACTCGCCGCTAAGGAAGCTTCCTTCTCCCGCATAGGCAAGCTCCGCAGCCGGTTTGAGAATTTCCTCAGCCCACTGGTACAGAGACTCCTTGAAGACCGTATGGGTGGAGATGTTGTCTCTTCTGGGCTGGTAGATTGTCATGGAGACCGAGTCGATGTCGTAGATCCCGTCAAATATCTCCAAGGCCCCAAGGGCGTAGAGCTTCATCTGAGGATTATTTTCAGAAGTTACAATTATCCCGGCTCCAAATTTGAAATCGCATATGTGAAGCACTCCATCGGCAATGATCACACAGTCGCCTGTTCCAAAGCCGCCCTCGACATACCTTGAGAAATCAAGCCGTTGTTCAATGAGCACCAAGGGATCGGAGCAGGTCTTTTTTGCGGTTTCAACCAGCTCCAGGATGTAGGCGGCATAACCATCGGCGCAGTTCTCCATTTCCTGGCTGTAGTAGGTCAGGTCCTCAGTCG is a genomic window containing:
- a CDS encoding DUF2800 domain-containing protein — protein: MGKHALLSASSSHRWLHCPPSARVCESYEDKGSNYAAEGTDAHTLCEHKLKTLLGIPSKDPTEDLTYYSQEMENCADGYAAYILELVETAKKTCSDPLVLIEQRLDFSRYVEGGFGTGDCVIIADGVLHICDFKFGAGIIVTSENNPQMKLYALGALEIFDGIYDIDSVSMTIYQPRRDNISTHTVFKESLYQWAEEILKPAAELAYAGEGSFLSGEWCQFCKAKHECRARAEQNMELARFDFELPPLLTDQEVEIILSKVDDLVSWASDIKEYALQAAVSGKQWDGWKLVEGRANRKYINEQAVAEVVSAAGYDPYEQKVLGLTAMTSLLGKKRFEEILGSYIEKPQGKPTLVPESDKRLAIHTAQNDFNE